The following proteins are encoded in a genomic region of Dioscorea cayenensis subsp. rotundata cultivar TDr96_F1 chromosome 8, TDr96_F1_v2_PseudoChromosome.rev07_lg8_w22 25.fasta, whole genome shotgun sequence:
- the LOC120266460 gene encoding WAT1-related protein At4g28040-like, translated as MKGARIDGLKEMVAMVVVQSISASMTIFAKEVFTEGMSIIVFIVYRQAIASLFLISTSIIVNRGKIDHLALGFKGFLLVFLTSFIGPTMTEYLSYNGLALSSSSVSAAMSNTLPAATFVMALVFGVEKLKPKSLRTFAKIFGTLICVAGAVCMALYKGLKLHSFELLEENWIKGFLFLTGSICCWSLWLILQEPICKHYLDPLSLATWMAFLSAILSFILALITETNSNAWKIQSVFQFLSCLFVGIFGSGVLFFLVSWVIASRGPVFSAIFTPLNLVITAIFGPLLLHENLYFGSLLGAAAVIVGLYMVLWGKAEDYESKAKVDHKDDSTEQDSVQSVLHESLLIGGDHDIEGHPQNN; from the exons ATGAAGGGGGCTAGGATTGAtggcttgaaagaaatggtTGCAATGGTGGTGGTGCAAAGTATATCTGCAAGCATGACCATCTTTGCCAAAGAAGTATTCACAGAGGGGATGAGCATCATAGTCTTCATTGTTTACAGACAAGCTATAGCTTCACTTTTCTTGATATCTACATCAATCATAGTCAACag AGGAAAGATTGATCACTTGGCTTTGGGGTTCAAAGGATTTCTATTGGTGTTTCTTACTTCCTTTAttgg TCCCACCATGACTGAGTACTTGAGCTACAATGGTTTGGctttatcatcttcttctgTGTCTGCTGCAATGTCAAATACCCTCCCAGCTGCAACTTTTGTCATGGCTCTTGTTTTTGG AGTTGAGAAACTGAAACCAAAAAGCTTGAGAACTTTTGCCAAGATCTTTGGAACTCTAATCTGTGTAGCAGGAGCTGTTTGCATGGCTTTGTACAAGGGCCTCAAGCTTCATAGCTTTGAATTATTAGAAGAAAACTGGATCAAGGGGTTCCTGTTTCTCACTGGAAGCATTTGCTGTTGGTCTCTTTGGTTAATCCTGCAG gAACCAATTTGTAAGCATTATCTTGACCCATTATCACTAGCAACCTGGATGGCTTTCTTATCAGCCATATTATCATTTATCCTGGCACTAATCACAGAAACAAATTCAAATGCTTGGAAGATCCAATCTGTTTTTCAATTCCTGTCTTGCTTATttgtg GGAATATTTGGATCCGGTGTGCTATTTTTTCTTGTATCTTGGGTAATTGCATCAAGAGGACCTGTTTTTTCTGCAATATTTACTCCACTCAACCTTGTGATCACTGCAATCTTCGGTCCGTTGCTGCTTCATGAAAATCTATATTTCGGAAG CTTGCTTGGTGCTGCTGCTGTCATTGTTGGATTGTACATGGTTCTGTGGGGAAAAGCAGAGGATTATGAAAGCAAAGCTAAGGTAGATCATAAAGATGATTCAACAGAACAAGATAGTGTCCAAAGTGTTTTGCATGAATCTCTGCTGATTGGAGGAGACCATGATATTGAAGGACATCCACAGAATAACTAA
- the LOC120266607 gene encoding WAT1-related protein At4g28040-like: MRLCWYDGGKAILAMVVVQSIYAAMTILTKQAFREGFNVMVFVAYKQGLAFLVLFPTSILLNRGKIKNLALGLKGFLWVFVTAVFCTTVTQFCYYQGLNLTSSSMATAMLNLIPGVTFLLSLLLGFEKLKWRSLRSMAKIFGTLICIGGAMCMALYKGSSILLSSEQNLMLGSILLFGTVIGLSFCLILQVILCKHYLDPLSLSVWLSFLAAISSAILTGFIYQNLNIWKIRTQTQLIACLFGGIIETAVPYYLLAWTLATRGPLFAVLFNPLGTVITTTFTFLVLGEILYVGRLVGAIAAIVGLYIVLWGKVEDYGTKTELDQKDDSIEQVDGGSDLHEPLVSGIRGVDV, encoded by the exons ATGAGACTGTGTTGGTATGATGGAGGAAAAGCTATCCTGGCAATGGTGGTGGTTCAATCCATCTATGCAGCAATGACTATCTTAACCAAGCAAGCATTTAGAGAGGGCTTCAATGTCATGGTCTTTGTGGCTTACAAACAAGGCTTGGCCTTTCTTGTCTTGTTTCCTACTTCCATCCTTCTCAATAG AGGAAAGATAAAAAACTTAGCTTTGGGATTGAAGGGTTTCTTATGGGTGTTTGTTACTGCTGTTTTTTG TACAACAGTTACCCAGTTCTGCTATTACCAAGGTTTAAACTTAACATCTTCTTCAATGGCAACAGCCATGCTCAATCTTATCCCTGGTGTGACTTTTCTCCTCTCACTACTCCTTGG ATTTGAGAAATTGAAATGGAGGAGCTTAAGGAGCATGGCGAAGATTTTCGGAACTCTGATATGCATAGGAGGAGCAATGTGCATGGCTTTGTACAAAGGCTCTTCAATTCTCCTATCATCAGAACAAAATTTGATGCTAGGATCCATCCTTCTCTTCGGAACCGTTATTGGTTTGTCTTTTTGTCTCATTTTACAG GTTATACTCTGCAAGCATTATCTTGATCCATTATCACTATCAGTTTGGCTAAGTTTCCTTGCAGCCATATCCTCAGCCATCCTCACAGGGTTCatatatcaaaatttgaatatttggaaaatCAGAACACAAACTCAACTCATCGCTTGTTTATTTGGA GGAATTATTGAAACTGCTGTTCCATATTATCTGCTGGCATGGACACTTGCAACAAGAGGTCCTCTTTTTGCTGTACTCTTTAATCCTCTTGGCACTGTCATTACTACCACCTTCACCTTCTTGGTACTTGGTGAAATTCTTTACGTCGGACG TTTGGTTGGTGCTATTGCTGCAATTGTTGGATTGTACATAGTTCTGTGGGGAAAAGTTGAGGATTATGGAACAAAAACAGAGCTTGATCAAAAGGATGATTCAATAGAACAAGTTGATGGTGGAAGTGATTTGCATGAGCCTTTAGTATCTGGTATTAGAGGAGTGGATGtttaa
- the LOC120266438 gene encoding WAT1-related protein At4g28040-like isoform X2, whose translation MRQCSYDGGKAILAMVMVQSIYAAITILTKQALREGFNVMVFVAYKQGLAFLILFTASILLNRGKINHLALGVKGFSWVFVAAIFCTTITQFCYYQGLNLTSSSMATAMLNLIPGVTFLISLLFGLEKLKLRSLRSMAKIFGTLICIAGAMCMALYKGSPILQSSKQNFMLGCILLFANIIGWSSWLILQDIICRHYLDPLSVTVWGIFGTTVTYYLQAWIIAARGPLFSAVFNPLTTVITTTFTFLLLHENLYVGSLVGAIAVIVGLYIVLWGKGADYGTKTKLDQKDDSIEEADVQSDLHEPLVSSTRGVDV comes from the exons ATGAGACAGTGTTCGTATGATGGGGGAAAAGCTATCTTGGCAATGGTGATGGTGCAATCCATCTATGCAGCAATTACTATCTTAACCAAGCAAGCACTTAGAGAGGGCTTCAATGTCATGGTCTTTGTGGCTTACAAACAAGGCTTGGCCTTTCTTATCTTGTTTACTGCATCCATCCTTCTCAATAG AGGAAAGATAAATCACTTAGCTTTGGGAGTGAAGGGTTTCTCATGGGTGTTTGTTGCTGCTATTTTTTG TACAACAATTACCCAGTTTTGCTATTACCAAGGTTTAAACTTAACATCTTCTTCAATGGCAACAGCCATGCTCAATCTTATTCCTGGTGTGACTTTTCTCATCTCACTACTCTTTGG ATTAGAGAAATTGAAACTGAGGAGCTTAAGGAGCATGGCGAAGATTTTTGGGACTCTGATATGCATAGCTGGAGCAATGTGCATGGCTTTGTACAAAGGCTCTCCAATTCTccaatcatcaaaacaaaattttatgttAGGATGCATCTTACTTTTCGCAAATATTATCGGTTGGTCTTCTTGGCTAATTTTACAG GATATAATCTGTAGGCATTATCTTGATCCATTATCAGTAACAGTTTGG GGAATTTTTGGAACTACTGTTACATATTATCTTCAAGCATGGATAATTGCAGCAAGAGGTCCTCTTTTTTCAGCAGTCTTTAATCCTCTTACCACTGTCATTACTACCACCTTCACCTTCTTGTTACTTCACGAAAATCTTTACGTCGGAAG TTTGGTTGGTGCTATTGCTGTGATTGTTGGACTGTACATAGTTTTGTGGGGAAAAGGTGCGGATTATGGAACAAAAACCAAGCTTGATCAAAAGGATGATTCAATAGAGGAAGCTGATGTTCAAAGTGATTTGCATGAGCCTTTAGTGTCTAGTACTAGAGGAGTGGATGTTTAA
- the LOC120266438 gene encoding WAT1-related protein At4g28040-like isoform X1, whose protein sequence is MRQCSYDGGKAILAMVMVQSIYAAITILTKQALREGFNVMVFVAYKQGLAFLILFTASILLNRGKINHLALGVKGFSWVFVAAIFCTTITQFCYYQGLNLTSSSMATAMLNLIPGVTFLISLLFGLEKLKLRSLRSMAKIFGTLICIAGAMCMALYKGSPILQSSKQNFMLGCILLFANIIGWSSWLILQDIICRHYLDPLSVTVWVSFLAAISSAILTWFIDQNLNIWKIRTESQLIACLFSGIFGTTVTYYLQAWIIAARGPLFSAVFNPLTTVITTTFTFLLLHENLYVGSLVGAIAVIVGLYIVLWGKGADYGTKTKLDQKDDSIEEADVQSDLHEPLVSSTRGVDV, encoded by the exons ATGAGACAGTGTTCGTATGATGGGGGAAAAGCTATCTTGGCAATGGTGATGGTGCAATCCATCTATGCAGCAATTACTATCTTAACCAAGCAAGCACTTAGAGAGGGCTTCAATGTCATGGTCTTTGTGGCTTACAAACAAGGCTTGGCCTTTCTTATCTTGTTTACTGCATCCATCCTTCTCAATAG AGGAAAGATAAATCACTTAGCTTTGGGAGTGAAGGGTTTCTCATGGGTGTTTGTTGCTGCTATTTTTTG TACAACAATTACCCAGTTTTGCTATTACCAAGGTTTAAACTTAACATCTTCTTCAATGGCAACAGCCATGCTCAATCTTATTCCTGGTGTGACTTTTCTCATCTCACTACTCTTTGG ATTAGAGAAATTGAAACTGAGGAGCTTAAGGAGCATGGCGAAGATTTTTGGGACTCTGATATGCATAGCTGGAGCAATGTGCATGGCTTTGTACAAAGGCTCTCCAATTCTccaatcatcaaaacaaaattttatgttAGGATGCATCTTACTTTTCGCAAATATTATCGGTTGGTCTTCTTGGCTAATTTTACAG GATATAATCTGTAGGCATTATCTTGATCCATTATCAGTAACAGTTTGGGTAAGTTTCCTGGCAGCCATATCCTCAGCCATCCTCACATGGTTCATAgatcaaaatttgaatatttggaaaatCAGAACAGAAAGTCAACTCATCGCTTGTTTATTTTCA GGAATTTTTGGAACTACTGTTACATATTATCTTCAAGCATGGATAATTGCAGCAAGAGGTCCTCTTTTTTCAGCAGTCTTTAATCCTCTTACCACTGTCATTACTACCACCTTCACCTTCTTGTTACTTCACGAAAATCTTTACGTCGGAAG TTTGGTTGGTGCTATTGCTGTGATTGTTGGACTGTACATAGTTTTGTGGGGAAAAGGTGCGGATTATGGAACAAAAACCAAGCTTGATCAAAAGGATGATTCAATAGAGGAAGCTGATGTTCAAAGTGATTTGCATGAGCCTTTAGTGTCTAGTACTAGAGGAGTGGATGTTTAA
- the LOC120266520 gene encoding WAT1-related protein At4g28040-like isoform X2 has protein sequence MNQWWYDEGRAILAMVVVQSIYAGVAIFSKQALREGFNPRVIVVYRQGIAFLVLFPASILLNRGKINHLALGGKGFTLVFITALFGTTVSQNCYFQGLQLSSSSMTTAMLNLIPGVTFLISLFLGLEKLELRSLRSMAKIFGTLICIGGAMCMALYKGSAILLSSPEQNLVLGCIFLFGTDICWSLWLILQGIFGSGTTFYLQAWTIERRGALFSALFNPLATIIATTITFLILHENLYVGSLVGAFVVIVGLYIVLWGKAEDYGTKTKLDQKDDSIEQVDGQSDLHEPLLPGTREVDV, from the exons ATGAACCAGTGGTGGTATGATGAGGGGAGAGCTATCTTGGCAATGGTGGTGGTGCAATCCATCTATGCAGGAGTGGCTATCTTTTCCAAGCAAGCATTAAGAGAAGGGTTCAATCCTAGGGTCATTGTGGTTTACAGACAAGGCATTGCCTTTCTTGTCTTGTTTCCTGCATCCATCCTTCTCAACAG AGGAAAGATAAACCACTTGGCTTTGGGAGGGAAGGGTTTCACATTGGTGTTTATCACTGCTCTCTTTGG TACAACAGTTAGCCAGAACTGCTATTTCCAAGGTTTACAACTGTCATCTTCTTCAATGACAACAGCCATGCTCAATCTTATCCCTGGTGTGACTTTTCTCATCTCTCTTTTCCTTGG ATTGGAGAAATTGGAATTGAGGAGCTTAAGGAGCATGGCGAAGATTTTCGGAACTCTGATATGCATAGGAGGAGCAATGTGCATGGCTTTGTACAAAGGCTCTGCAATTCTCCTATCATCACCAGAACAAAATTTGGTATTAGGATGCATCTTTCTCTTCGGAACTGATATTTGTTGGTCTCTTTGGCTAATTTTACag GGGATTTTCGGATCTGGTACTACATTTTATCTGCAAGCATGGACAATTGAAAGAAGAGGTGCTCTTTTTTCTGCACTCTTTAATCCTCTTGCAACTATCATTGCTACCACCATCACCTTCTTGATCCTTCACGAAAATCTTTACGTCGGAAG TTTGGTTGgtgcttttgttgtgattgtTGGATTATACATAGTTCTGTGGGGAAAAGCTGAGGATTATGGAACAAAAACAAAGCTTGATCAAAAGGATGATTCAATAGAACAAGTTGATGGTCAAAGTGATTTGCATGAGCCTTTACTGCCTGGTACTAGAGAAGTGGATGTTTAA
- the LOC120266520 gene encoding WAT1-related protein At4g30420-like isoform X1: MNQWWYDEGRAILAMVVVQSIYAGVAIFSKQALREGFNPRVIVVYRQGIAFLVLFPASILLNRGKINHLALGGKGFTLVFITALFGTTVSQNCYFQGLQLSSSSMTTAMLNLIPGVTFLISLFLGLEKLELRSLRSMAKIFGTLICIGGAMCMALYKGSAILLSSPEQNLVLGCIFLFGTDICWSLWLILQGIICKRNYLDPLSLSVWISFLATILSAIFTLCIDRNLNIWKIRTRTQLIACLFVGIFGSGTTFYLQAWTIERRGALFSALFNPLATIIATTITFLILHENLYVGSLVGAFVVIVGLYIVLWGKAEDYGTKTKLDQKDDSIEQVDGQSDLHEPLLPGTREVDV, translated from the exons ATGAACCAGTGGTGGTATGATGAGGGGAGAGCTATCTTGGCAATGGTGGTGGTGCAATCCATCTATGCAGGAGTGGCTATCTTTTCCAAGCAAGCATTAAGAGAAGGGTTCAATCCTAGGGTCATTGTGGTTTACAGACAAGGCATTGCCTTTCTTGTCTTGTTTCCTGCATCCATCCTTCTCAACAG AGGAAAGATAAACCACTTGGCTTTGGGAGGGAAGGGTTTCACATTGGTGTTTATCACTGCTCTCTTTGG TACAACAGTTAGCCAGAACTGCTATTTCCAAGGTTTACAACTGTCATCTTCTTCAATGACAACAGCCATGCTCAATCTTATCCCTGGTGTGACTTTTCTCATCTCTCTTTTCCTTGG ATTGGAGAAATTGGAATTGAGGAGCTTAAGGAGCATGGCGAAGATTTTCGGAACTCTGATATGCATAGGAGGAGCAATGTGCATGGCTTTGTACAAAGGCTCTGCAATTCTCCTATCATCACCAGAACAAAATTTGGTATTAGGATGCATCTTTCTCTTCGGAACTGATATTTGTTGGTCTCTTTGGCTAATTTTACag GGTATAATCTGTAAGCGTAATTATCTTGATCCGTTATCATTATCAGTTTGGATAAGTTTCCTTGCAACAATCCTATCAGCCATCTTCACATTGTGCATCGATCGAAATTTGAATATCTGGAAAATCAGAACAAGAACTCAACTCATTGCTTGCTTATTTGTA GGGATTTTCGGATCTGGTACTACATTTTATCTGCAAGCATGGACAATTGAAAGAAGAGGTGCTCTTTTTTCTGCACTCTTTAATCCTCTTGCAACTATCATTGCTACCACCATCACCTTCTTGATCCTTCACGAAAATCTTTACGTCGGAAG TTTGGTTGgtgcttttgttgtgattgtTGGATTATACATAGTTCTGTGGGGAAAAGCTGAGGATTATGGAACAAAAACAAAGCTTGATCAAAAGGATGATTCAATAGAACAAGTTGATGGTCAAAGTGATTTGCATGAGCCTTTACTGCCTGGTACTAGAGAAGTGGATGTTTAA